In a single window of the Rhodococcus qingshengii JCM 15477 genome:
- a CDS encoding dienelactone hydrolase family protein, with product MIPVPRIIPTYAEVVAAGGNWPIAQINLPGIPRGAVILLFDQDGLGEQSVELMNGFAEQGYESLAADMTAVSPDLIDDDRVLEVLRSFVAQLEKRGWREEQIGIVGYGFGGRIALRAAADLDLGAAVSVSPDGVARGTDVRPALVDDARPVTTPWLGMFGADDEAAPIESVRLLAERLTDSSPAYTEVVTYPGVGDDFFRESAEALGHAAMFDSRQRVMEWLNLRVVPRQSPFAEIWSLKEAMSD from the coding sequence ATGATTCCCGTTCCCAGGATCATACCAACGTACGCCGAAGTCGTTGCTGCAGGTGGTAATTGGCCGATCGCGCAGATCAACCTGCCCGGCATCCCCCGCGGCGCCGTGATCTTGCTGTTTGACCAGGATGGGCTGGGCGAACAGTCGGTCGAACTCATGAACGGGTTCGCGGAGCAAGGCTACGAGTCGCTCGCGGCCGACATGACGGCCGTCAGTCCCGATCTCATTGATGACGACCGCGTGCTTGAGGTCCTGCGATCCTTCGTGGCGCAGCTCGAGAAGCGAGGCTGGCGCGAGGAACAGATCGGCATCGTGGGCTACGGCTTCGGTGGACGGATCGCCCTGCGGGCGGCCGCCGATCTGGACCTCGGCGCCGCCGTCAGCGTCTCGCCAGACGGAGTGGCCCGCGGCACCGACGTCCGACCCGCACTGGTCGACGACGCCCGACCGGTCACGACGCCCTGGCTGGGCATGTTCGGAGCCGACGACGAGGCCGCGCCGATTGAATCCGTCAGGCTTCTGGCCGAGCGGCTGACGGACTCGTCACCGGCATACACCGAGGTCGTGACTTACCCCGGTGTCGGCGATGACTTCTTCCGCGAGTCGGCCGAGGCCTTGGGCCATGCAGCGATGTTCGACTCCCGGCAGCGTGTCATGGAGTGGCTAAACCTGCGGGTCGTGCCGCGGCAGTCGCCGTTCGCCGAGATCTGGTCCCTCAAGGAAGCCATGAGTGACTGA
- a CDS encoding aromatic ring-hydroxylating oxygenase subunit alpha, giving the protein MSQFIDDDREMPRFRVNRQAMVDPEVFAKERDQIFSQVWLYLGHETELKKPNDFKTRNVAGRPLIFGRDSKGKIQVWINSCPHRGAMICREPEGNARFMTCFYHGWSFSSAGKLVSVPGDTSYGPAFERPGLSTPAKVDSYRGFVFVSFNPDVEPLVDYLAGATDFIDLVADQSEAGMQILEGSHEYSVKANWKLLVENSVDGYHAVSAHQRYFEMVMASGVEIDSAKLSQSVGLDLGNGHAVVAGGPDTGGLFGRPLSVEGNAERESRFEEFRAKYGDEWVDRMSGSRNLVIFPNLVIIDLVMGVVVRKIDPLAPDYMEVSAWQLIPPEEGDELKRQRLDNFLTFWGPGGLASPDDVEALETCQRSFASYQELPWSDVSRGMAGEDQPVGSDELQMRAWWRRWNALITGEVLPPEQHNPPAAGYTAARRVQEQQPAT; this is encoded by the coding sequence ATGTCGCAATTCATCGACGACGACCGCGAGATGCCCCGTTTCCGGGTAAACCGTCAAGCGATGGTCGATCCCGAGGTCTTCGCCAAGGAACGCGACCAGATCTTCAGCCAGGTTTGGCTCTACCTCGGTCACGAGACAGAGCTGAAGAAGCCCAACGACTTCAAGACGCGCAACGTCGCGGGTCGTCCGCTGATCTTCGGTCGTGACTCCAAGGGCAAGATTCAGGTCTGGATCAATTCGTGCCCGCATCGCGGCGCGATGATCTGCCGCGAGCCGGAGGGCAATGCCCGGTTCATGACGTGCTTCTACCATGGCTGGAGCTTCAGCTCTGCGGGCAAGCTAGTCTCTGTCCCTGGCGACACCTCGTACGGTCCGGCTTTCGAGCGTCCAGGCTTGTCGACCCCAGCGAAGGTCGACTCGTACCGAGGCTTCGTTTTCGTCAGCTTCAACCCTGACGTCGAGCCGCTGGTCGACTACCTCGCTGGTGCAACAGACTTCATCGACCTGGTCGCAGATCAGTCCGAGGCGGGCATGCAGATCCTCGAGGGGTCGCACGAGTACTCGGTCAAGGCCAACTGGAAGTTACTCGTTGAGAACAGCGTCGATGGCTACCACGCGGTCTCGGCGCACCAGCGCTACTTCGAGATGGTTATGGCATCCGGGGTCGAAATCGACAGCGCCAAATTGTCGCAGTCCGTGGGCCTCGATCTGGGTAACGGACATGCTGTCGTCGCCGGCGGACCCGATACAGGCGGACTGTTCGGACGTCCGCTTTCCGTAGAGGGCAATGCTGAGAGGGAGTCGCGCTTCGAGGAGTTCCGGGCGAAGTACGGCGACGAGTGGGTCGACCGGATGTCAGGGTCCCGCAATCTTGTGATCTTCCCCAATCTGGTCATCATCGACTTGGTTATGGGCGTCGTGGTCCGCAAGATTGACCCACTCGCACCCGACTATATGGAAGTCTCGGCCTGGCAGCTCATCCCGCCGGAGGAGGGCGACGAACTCAAGCGCCAGCGCCTCGACAACTTTCTGACGTTCTGGGGGCCGGGCGGCCTGGCCTCACCCGACGACGTCGAGGCGCTCGAGACCTGTCAACGGTCCTTCGCCTCATACCAGGAATTGCCGTGGTCGGACGTTTCGCGCGGCATGGCAGGGGAGGACCAGCCCGTAGGATCCGACGAGTTGCAGATGCGGGCATGGTGGCGGCGCTGGAACGCACTGATCACCGGAGAGGTCCTGCCCCCGGAGCAGCACAATCCGCCGGCCGCGGGATACACCGCCGCACGTAGGGTCCAAGAGCAGCAGCCCGCCACCTGA
- a CDS encoding zinc-binding dehydrogenase: MKAMRMTVAGRPMELQDIPIPDAAPGWVVLRVEAAGLCHSDLHILDGSLVHTMSTEEGELLATTAPITLGHEIAGTIFEIGNGVPTHFSVGDRVISGGPMIPRATPGLTIDGGFAQYVTVPHEKLQPIPDGVGFDEAAVATDSIATAYSAVRTTAGVNAGETVAIIGLGGLGLNGVRTAALLDSTVYGVDVNPVTFDAARGAGATECFTEIESLRDLRPDVLVDFAGTGSTTEQALSVVRSGGRVVVVGMSAAAAKVDTHSLILRRQTLRGSFGRTVTDMAEVLDLLAQGHLRPETTVVDLADLNEAYARLERGEVVGRLVTHP; encoded by the coding sequence ATGAAAGCTATGCGCATGACCGTCGCCGGGCGACCCATGGAACTGCAGGACATTCCGATACCGGACGCAGCACCAGGATGGGTCGTGCTGCGCGTCGAAGCCGCCGGGTTGTGTCACTCCGACCTGCACATCCTGGACGGCTCACTGGTCCACACGATGTCCACCGAGGAGGGCGAGCTGCTCGCCACCACCGCACCGATCACGCTCGGTCACGAAATCGCCGGAACCATATTCGAAATCGGTAACGGGGTTCCCACCCACTTCTCGGTGGGCGATCGAGTTATCTCCGGCGGGCCGATGATCCCTCGAGCCACACCGGGCCTCACTATCGACGGCGGCTTCGCCCAGTACGTCACGGTGCCGCACGAGAAGCTGCAACCCATCCCCGACGGTGTCGGCTTCGATGAGGCAGCAGTCGCGACCGACTCGATCGCAACGGCCTACTCGGCCGTCCGAACCACCGCAGGAGTCAATGCCGGTGAAACGGTGGCGATCATCGGACTGGGAGGCCTCGGCCTCAACGGCGTGCGGACAGCAGCACTGCTCGACAGCACGGTCTACGGCGTAGACGTGAACCCCGTGACGTTCGACGCGGCACGAGGCGCTGGAGCGACCGAGTGTTTCACCGAGATCGAGTCGCTGCGTGACCTGCGCCCCGATGTCCTCGTCGACTTCGCGGGCACCGGCTCCACGACCGAGCAAGCCTTAAGTGTCGTGCGCAGCGGAGGGCGGGTCGTCGTGGTCGGGATGTCTGCGGCCGCCGCGAAGGTCGACACACACAGCCTGATATTGCGCCGCCAGACCCTGCGCGGCTCCTTCGGCCGCACCGTCACGGATATGGCCGAGGTCCTCGACCTACTCGCGCAAGGGCATCTGCGGCCCGAAACGACCGTCGTCGACCTGGCCGACCTCAATGAGGCCTACGCCCGGCTCGAGCGTGGCGAGGTCGTGGGGCGACTCGTGACCCACCCGTGA
- a CDS encoding ABC transporter ATP-binding protein, translating to MSGLIIDDVSMHFGGIKALDGLSFTIGSGQICGLIGPNGAGKTTLFNCVSRIYQPSSGSIRMDGEELLSVPAHKIAGHGVARTFQNLGLFPSLTFLENTMAGAYSCGRGGYVRSLLRFGEDKAEKQLRSESFELLERLDLADLAFLPAADQPFGTLKRLELARALAAKPKLLLLDEPAGGLTHSEVDELSSTILRVRDEFDLSILLVEHHMAMVMGISDLVVAMNFGKKIAEGKPTEVRSHPEVISAYLGAPAA from the coding sequence ATGAGTGGGCTCATCATCGACGACGTTTCGATGCACTTCGGCGGGATAAAAGCCCTCGACGGCCTTTCATTCACGATCGGCAGCGGACAGATCTGCGGCCTGATCGGCCCTAACGGGGCCGGCAAGACCACGCTGTTCAACTGTGTCAGCCGGATCTACCAGCCGAGCTCAGGCAGCATCAGGATGGATGGAGAGGAACTCCTTTCCGTACCTGCTCACAAGATCGCCGGGCACGGCGTTGCACGCACGTTCCAGAACCTCGGCCTGTTCCCGTCGCTGACCTTCCTCGAGAACACGATGGCCGGCGCCTACTCCTGTGGCAGGGGCGGCTATGTGCGGTCTCTGCTTCGCTTCGGTGAAGACAAGGCAGAAAAGCAACTCCGGAGTGAGTCGTTCGAACTGCTCGAACGGCTCGACCTTGCGGACCTCGCCTTCCTTCCCGCGGCTGATCAACCGTTCGGCACCCTCAAGCGGCTCGAGTTGGCACGCGCGCTGGCCGCCAAGCCCAAGTTGCTGCTGCTCGACGAGCCCGCCGGTGGGCTGACCCACAGCGAGGTCGACGAGCTGTCCAGCACGATACTGCGCGTCCGCGACGAGTTCGACCTCTCGATCCTGCTGGTCGAGCACCACATGGCGATGGTCATGGGCATCTCCGACCTCGTCGTCGCGATGAACTTCGGCAAGAAGATCGCCGAGGGAAAGCCCACCGAGGTCCGTTCACACCCCGAGGTCATCTCGGCCTATCTGGGAGCGCCCGCCGCATGA
- a CDS encoding ABC transporter ATP-binding protein produces the protein MSLLEVQDLYANYGTADVLHGINLTVENGEVVVILGANGAGKTTTMRAISGMIQRRGRVMFDGNDISAASPDEVVRLGLAQVPQGRGTIADLTVEENLRAGAHVRTDKKGIVDDIARWFDTYPRLSERRKQKAGLLSGGEQQMLAVSRAMMSRPQLLLCDEPSLGLSPKLTQELFVSLAQISKEMSMAILLVEQNATLALGIADRGYLIEVGTIAASRPAAELAGDDAIRAAYLGY, from the coding sequence ATGAGCCTTCTCGAAGTACAAGATCTGTACGCCAACTACGGCACCGCTGATGTTCTGCACGGGATCAACCTGACTGTCGAAAATGGGGAGGTCGTCGTGATTCTGGGTGCCAACGGCGCTGGTAAGACGACGACGATGCGCGCCATCTCCGGCATGATCCAGCGTCGTGGCCGCGTGATGTTCGACGGTAACGACATTTCCGCAGCCTCACCCGACGAAGTCGTGCGACTCGGACTGGCCCAGGTCCCGCAGGGACGTGGCACGATCGCAGACCTCACAGTGGAGGAAAACCTTCGGGCAGGTGCACACGTGCGCACGGATAAGAAGGGGATCGTCGACGACATCGCGCGCTGGTTCGACACATACCCGCGCCTGTCGGAGCGACGCAAGCAAAAGGCCGGTCTGCTGTCCGGTGGCGAACAGCAGATGCTCGCGGTCTCGAGGGCCATGATGAGCCGCCCCCAGCTGTTGCTGTGCGACGAGCCGAGTCTGGGGCTCTCTCCCAAGCTCACGCAGGAACTTTTCGTCTCGCTGGCGCAGATCAGCAAAGAGATGAGCATGGCCATCCTGCTCGTCGAGCAGAACGCCACCCTGGCGCTCGGCATCGCCGATCGCGGCTACCTGATCGAGGTGGGCACGATTGCCGCATCTCGACCGGCAGCCGAACTTGCCGGTGACGACGCCATCCGCGCCGCATACCTCGGGTACTAG
- a CDS encoding branched-chain amino acid ABC transporter permease encodes MDLLIARIIDGLNNGVIYAFLALALVCVYRSTKHLNLAQGEMAMFSAFLAFAFTQAGVPVVFAILLAVAAGAIGGGLIERVLVRPLGNNADYSILLVGIGVFLALNAGAGLIWGGEPLPFPSVLPSGPDDYISIFGGRLRYQQLLMMVLLGLVLAGIFALFKYTKLGLAMRTATSNPESAKLLGIRVNRINALGWIMAGAVGGLLGPLVAPGTTLTTFMMFNFLIYASAAATLGGFDSPGGAVVAGLIIGVLESLVGGYVSFIGSDLKLAVALGLLLVVLMVKPSGLFGSKRVERV; translated from the coding sequence ATGGATCTCTTGATCGCCCGCATCATCGACGGGCTCAACAACGGCGTGATCTACGCGTTCCTCGCCCTCGCGCTGGTATGCGTCTACCGCAGCACCAAGCACCTCAACCTGGCCCAGGGCGAGATGGCCATGTTCAGCGCCTTCCTCGCCTTCGCATTTACCCAAGCCGGTGTCCCGGTTGTGTTCGCGATCCTTTTGGCCGTTGCGGCGGGTGCGATCGGCGGCGGACTGATAGAGCGGGTACTCGTGCGGCCGCTGGGTAATAACGCCGATTACTCGATCCTGTTGGTCGGGATCGGCGTCTTCCTCGCCCTCAATGCGGGAGCGGGGTTGATCTGGGGAGGCGAGCCGCTGCCCTTCCCCAGCGTGCTGCCATCTGGTCCCGACGACTACATCTCGATCTTCGGCGGTCGACTGCGATACCAGCAGCTGTTGATGATGGTCCTGTTGGGACTCGTCCTTGCCGGCATCTTCGCGCTGTTCAAGTACACCAAGCTCGGCCTGGCGATGCGCACCGCGACCAGTAACCCCGAGTCCGCGAAGCTGCTGGGCATCCGGGTCAATCGGATCAACGCGTTGGGCTGGATCATGGCCGGCGCCGTCGGCGGACTGCTGGGGCCGCTCGTGGCACCTGGCACGACCCTGACGACGTTCATGATGTTCAACTTCCTGATCTACGCATCCGCGGCGGCCACGCTCGGCGGTTTCGATTCCCCCGGCGGCGCGGTCGTGGCGGGGCTGATTATCGGTGTGCTCGAGAGTCTCGTAGGCGGCTACGTGTCCTTCATCGGCTCGGATCTCAAGCTGGCCGTGGCGCTCGGGTTGCTGCTCGTGGTCCTCATGGTTAAACCGTCCGGCCTTTTCGGGTCCAAGCGAGTGGAGAGAGTCTGA
- a CDS encoding branched-chain amino acid ABC transporter permease, which produces MELPITVHEGTAAHRGLNLGRAILVVAVIVVLPYVVKSYLLDQITGALILAIAAVGLNLLSGFGGQISLGHAAFFGFGAYSTAILVTDHGWSAPLAFVMGMLVCFIVGVLVGIPALRVKGMYLALVTLAVGVVFPSLVRRFESLTGGSAGLFGIEFKAPDIAYFAGRSGQVVWLYYVAVVALLLACLIVWNIMRGRTGRAIVALRDNESAAIVMGVDRTVVRTVLFGISAAIAGLAGGLFAVDTGILTPDSFSLLFTIYLLVAMVLGGRASYWGPIIGGFAIYFLPLWTGEITEGPAAGVVFGVLIIVMVFTLRDGVIGGLKSLGARFLVVQPSQPASSVKLGEDPLTGDFEVLDPDEVPAALEEMPAGRSPVTDPV; this is translated from the coding sequence ATGGAACTTCCGATCACTGTTCACGAAGGCACGGCCGCGCACCGCGGCCTCAACCTCGGCCGTGCCATCCTCGTTGTGGCCGTCATCGTGGTGCTTCCGTACGTCGTGAAGTCCTACCTGCTCGACCAGATCACAGGCGCGCTGATCCTGGCGATCGCCGCGGTCGGCCTCAATCTGCTGTCGGGATTCGGCGGACAGATATCGCTGGGCCATGCAGCCTTCTTCGGATTCGGTGCATACTCGACCGCCATCCTGGTGACCGACCACGGTTGGTCGGCTCCGCTGGCTTTCGTGATGGGCATGCTGGTCTGTTTCATCGTGGGAGTGCTGGTCGGCATACCCGCTTTGCGGGTGAAGGGCATGTACCTCGCGTTGGTGACACTGGCGGTGGGCGTGGTCTTCCCGAGTCTCGTCCGCCGGTTCGAGTCGCTGACCGGAGGCTCAGCCGGTCTGTTCGGCATCGAGTTCAAAGCTCCGGACATCGCCTACTTCGCCGGCCGGTCAGGTCAGGTGGTCTGGCTTTACTACGTAGCAGTCGTCGCACTGCTGCTGGCGTGCCTGATCGTCTGGAACATCATGCGGGGGCGGACGGGACGCGCCATTGTCGCCCTTCGCGACAACGAGTCGGCCGCGATCGTCATGGGTGTTGACCGCACCGTCGTAAGGACTGTGCTGTTCGGCATCTCGGCAGCGATCGCCGGACTCGCCGGCGGCCTCTTCGCTGTCGACACCGGCATTCTGACCCCCGATAGCTTCTCGCTGCTGTTCACGATCTACCTGCTGGTCGCGATGGTCCTGGGTGGCCGCGCGAGCTACTGGGGACCGATAATCGGCGGCTTCGCGATCTACTTCTTGCCGCTGTGGACGGGCGAGATCACCGAGGGACCCGCAGCTGGCGTTGTCTTCGGTGTCCTCATTATCGTCATGGTCTTCACCCTTCGCGATGGTGTCATCGGCGGTCTCAAGAGCCTCGGTGCCAGGTTCCTCGTCGTACAGCCGTCCCAGCCCGCGTCCAGCGTGAAACTCGGCGAGGACCCTCTGACGGGAGATTTCGAGGTCCTCGATCCCGACGAGGTGCCGGCCGCTCTGGAAGAGATGCCCGCCGGCAGATCACCCGTGACAGACCCCGTCTGA
- a CDS encoding ABC transporter substrate-binding protein yields the protein MFTHRKHLAGAVLALGLLVTACSSPGGDSAGAADTSSESNAAAKALGIDLAACPTDVTKAFGTTVKVGNTIPQTGPVAPALGGIGPAMKEAFRQFNETSGLGTTFELVQGDDAFTPDKALTTTQTLLDKDGVDLITGVVGTAQVAAIRGVLGGECVPLMPGISGGTSANNPAEYPWTSVFTQPSALDARIMMASINENHPDGANVAVLYSNNESGKDYLSALEKYAGKSKIVKTETIEATETGSPSSQITTLRSTGATVVIAVPTAAQCASTMQEVSNQGWNADRYMSSVCASLTFDVAGAAANGWHITTYAKDPTRGEFVNDPVVVTAIDSIKKASPSTPITTTTMTGFLYPQPFFEAAKVAAKSPLGLSRLGMMDAVTHLDFQPALLKPGVKFKLDGLKDQVAIEASYLSVYNSDTKLFEDGKLYDFEGQMTG from the coding sequence GTGTTCACACATCGCAAACACCTGGCGGGAGCAGTGCTGGCTCTCGGCCTCCTGGTCACGGCCTGTAGTTCACCGGGCGGTGACAGCGCAGGCGCCGCGGACACGTCCAGCGAGTCGAATGCGGCCGCGAAGGCGCTCGGCATCGACCTGGCAGCCTGCCCGACCGACGTGACCAAGGCATTCGGCACGACAGTCAAGGTTGGGAACACGATCCCGCAGACAGGACCGGTTGCACCTGCCTTGGGTGGCATCGGACCTGCCATGAAGGAGGCGTTCCGTCAGTTCAACGAGACCTCGGGTCTGGGCACCACGTTCGAGTTGGTTCAGGGTGATGACGCTTTTACACCGGACAAGGCATTAACTACGACGCAGACTTTGCTGGACAAGGACGGCGTCGACCTGATCACCGGGGTTGTCGGCACCGCTCAGGTCGCTGCGATACGCGGAGTCCTCGGCGGGGAGTGCGTGCCGCTGATGCCCGGGATCTCGGGCGGTACTTCGGCCAACAATCCCGCCGAGTATCCATGGACATCGGTGTTCACTCAGCCGTCCGCTCTCGACGCGCGGATCATGATGGCCAGCATCAACGAAAACCACCCCGACGGCGCGAATGTCGCAGTGCTGTATTCCAACAACGAGTCGGGCAAAGATTATCTGAGTGCGCTCGAGAAGTACGCGGGCAAGAGCAAGATCGTAAAAACCGAGACGATCGAAGCAACCGAAACAGGGTCACCCTCCTCACAGATCACGACGCTGCGTTCCACCGGGGCCACCGTGGTGATCGCAGTTCCGACAGCTGCTCAGTGTGCGTCGACGATGCAGGAGGTCTCGAACCAGGGATGGAATGCCGACCGATACATGTCGTCAGTGTGCGCGAGCTTGACGTTTGACGTCGCCGGCGCGGCAGCCAATGGCTGGCACATCACGACGTATGCGAAGGACCCCACGCGTGGTGAGTTCGTCAACGACCCAGTCGTAGTGACCGCGATCGACTCAATTAAGAAGGCCTCGCCCAGTACGCCGATCACGACCACGACGATGACTGGCTTCCTCTACCCGCAGCCGTTCTTCGAAGCGGCAAAGGTTGCGGCGAAGTCTCCGCTGGGTCTGAGCCGACTCGGGATGATGGACGCCGTCACTCACCTGGACTTCCAGCCTGCACTCCTCAAGCCGGGCGTGAAGTTCAAACTCGACGGTCTCAAGGACCAGGTCGCGATCGAGGCGTCCTATCTGAGTGTCTACAACTCTGACACCAAGCTGTTCGAGGACGGCAAGCTGTACGACTTCGAAGGACAGATGACGGGGTAG
- a CDS encoding SDR family NAD(P)-dependent oxidoreductase, which produces MNTAEYRFDGQVALVTGSGAGLELAHARLLAERGAQVVINDISTADDGRPLADVVSEQLRDEGLTAVSATGNVGVETEAIGLVRQTVDTFGRIDILVNNAGAGGSGSAQEVSTQTFAETLNMHLFGTFWTMQEALRHMRGQGHGRIVNTTSALGVFGAPDSVPYVTAKAGVVGLTKAASLDNRDLDIRINALAPVAATGYAKAYFENHPDLDLRYLQASIVSPVVAYLSHGSCELTCQTLAAGGGRAALLFSAAVPGLSSRTLSIEEVAAGLDQVTDAEGFRILDSSVEQYGLLPRFND; this is translated from the coding sequence ATGAACACCGCCGAGTACCGTTTCGACGGTCAAGTCGCCTTGGTCACCGGGTCGGGAGCAGGCCTGGAACTGGCTCACGCGCGGCTGCTGGCCGAGCGTGGCGCCCAGGTCGTGATCAATGACATCAGCACCGCCGACGACGGGCGACCACTGGCCGACGTCGTCTCCGAACAGCTACGCGACGAGGGCTTGACGGCCGTCTCGGCCACCGGGAACGTCGGTGTCGAGACCGAGGCGATCGGTCTTGTCCGGCAGACCGTCGACACCTTCGGGCGCATCGACATCCTGGTCAACAACGCCGGGGCCGGCGGGAGCGGGTCTGCCCAGGAGGTCTCGACGCAGACCTTTGCCGAGACTTTGAACATGCATTTGTTCGGGACCTTCTGGACAATGCAGGAGGCCCTGCGGCACATGCGAGGTCAGGGGCACGGCCGCATCGTCAATACGACGTCAGCCCTCGGTGTGTTCGGCGCGCCCGACTCGGTGCCCTACGTGACCGCCAAGGCCGGCGTCGTCGGGCTCACGAAAGCAGCCTCGCTGGACAATCGCGACCTCGACATCCGGATAAACGCGCTGGCGCCTGTCGCTGCGACCGGATATGCCAAGGCATATTTCGAGAACCATCCCGATCTCGATCTTCGGTACCTACAGGCGTCGATCGTCTCCCCGGTGGTGGCCTACCTGTCCCACGGATCGTGTGAACTCACCTGCCAGACGCTAGCTGCGGGCGGAGGACGCGCGGCTCTGCTGTTCAGCGCCGCGGTGCCTGGACTGTCGAGTCGAACACTCTCGATCGAGGAGGTCGCGGCCGGACTCGACCAGGTCACCGACGCCGAGGGGTTCCGCATCCTCGACAGCTCGGTCGAGCAGTACGGACTACTCCCCCGCTTCAACGACTGA
- a CDS encoding nuclear transport factor 2 family protein has translation MTELKPDFHEVLARTEGPTATLDVFRRWHEAVDAQDLAAVRSCMADDIVVEIPFSESGQVEEGKFRSYVGIDAATDFWAVAFTAEGESEGPCNCEITLSADGTTVFLETYGKLTMANGRDYRNRYIMKMITENNMVKHVREYYNPIQSAYAFGRPIAGHITVESLSS, from the coding sequence ATGACCGAGCTCAAGCCTGACTTCCATGAGGTCCTGGCCCGTACCGAAGGCCCCACAGCCACCCTCGACGTGTTCCGCCGCTGGCATGAGGCCGTCGACGCGCAGGATCTCGCAGCGGTCCGTAGCTGCATGGCCGACGACATCGTGGTCGAGATCCCCTTCAGTGAGTCGGGGCAGGTAGAGGAGGGCAAGTTCCGCTCCTACGTCGGCATCGATGCGGCAACCGACTTCTGGGCCGTCGCCTTTACTGCCGAAGGCGAAAGCGAGGGACCCTGTAACTGCGAAATCACGCTGTCTGCTGACGGCACAACGGTGTTCCTCGAGACCTACGGCAAGCTCACGATGGCCAACGGCCGTGACTACCGCAACCGCTACATCATGAAGATGATCACCGAGAACAACATGGTCAAACATGTCCGCGAGTATTACAACCCGATTCAGTCCGCGTACGCGTTCGGCCGACCGATCGCCGGTCACATCACAGTCGAATCCCTCTCCTCATGA